One stretch of Cololabis saira isolate AMF1-May2022 chromosome 15, fColSai1.1, whole genome shotgun sequence DNA includes these proteins:
- the LOC133460966 gene encoding cyclin-dependent kinase 5 activator 1-like, with product MGTVLSLSPGPRKGGYYDDRLGPGSLSRYPSLSSRSLDKDRGGGGLRRGQSSILLPALTWKRLVASTKKKGGAKKGPAGPAGLADPLNNNNTLLQKDVLLLNRQNVQKSLSCANLTSYEAPGPGSGYGLAPPAPGYGPTLAPGLAYSRSQQLSSVKKVPPASAALASPRRVIVQASTSELLRCLGRFLCRRCYKLTALAPADPAAWLRAVDRALLLQGWQDQAFVTPANVVFVYMLLRAALAGDVASVAELRAALLTCLYLSYAYMGNEISYPLKPFLVGGEGDGPAGRDAFWDRCLAVAGATSADMLRINADPHFFTQVFAELKGEGGAGALDYGPVDYGPVLDYGRVLDR from the exons ATGGGCACCGTGCTGTCGCTGTCGCCGGGTCCCCGCAAGGGCGGTTACTATGACGACCGGCTGGGCCCGGGCTCGCTGAGCCGCTACCCGAGCCTGAGCAGCCGCTCGCTGGACAAGGaccgcggcggcggcggcctGCGGCGCGGCCAGTCCTCCATCCTGCTGCCGGCGCTAACCTGGAAACGGCTAGTGGCCTCCACCAAGAAGAAGGGCGGGGCCAAGAAGGGCCCGGCGGGCCCGGCGGGACTAGCCGACCcgctaaacaacaacaacaccctCCTGCAGAAGGACGTGCTGCTATTGAACCGGCAGAACGTGCAGAAGTCGCTATCCTGCGCTAACTTGACTAGCTACGAGGCGCCGGGCCCGGGATCGGGCTACGGGCTAGCGCCGCCGGCGCCGGGCTACGGGCCAACGCTAGCGCCGGGCCTCGCCTACAGCCGGTCCCAGCAGCTATCATCGGTCAAgaag GTGCCGCCGGCTAGCGCGGCGTTGGCGTCGCCGCGGCGCGTCATCGTCCAGGCGTCCACCAGCGAGCTGCTGCGCTGCCTGGGCCGCTTCCTGTGCCGCCGCTGCTACAAGCTAACGGCGCTGGCGCCGGCCGACCCGGCGGCGTGGCTGCGGGCCGTGGACCGGGCCCTGCTGCTGCAGGGCTGGCAGGACCAGGCCTTCGTCACGCCGGCCAACGTGGTGTTCGTGTACATGCTGCTGCGCGCCGCGCTGGCGGGCGACGTGGCGTCGGTGgcggagctgcgcgcggcgctGCTCACCTGCCTGTACCTGTCCTACGCCTACATGGGCAACGAGATCTCCTACCCGCTCAAGCCCTTCCTGGTGGGGGGCGAGGGCGACGGGCCCGCGGGCCGCGACGCCTTCTGGGACCGCTGTCTGGCCGTGGCCGGCGCCACCAGCGCCGACATGCTGCGCATCAATGCCGACCCGCACTTCTTCACGCAGGTGTTCGCCGAGCTCAAGGGCGAGGGCGGGGCCGGGGCGCTGGACTACGGCCCGGTGGACTACGGCCCGGTGCTGGACTACGGGAGGGTTCTGGACCGGtga